CGCTGGTCAGTTCCGTATTATACCACCCGTCCTCCTCTTTCCAGTGCTTGATGTAAATATGGTTGGGTGCCAGAGCGAGATAGGCGTCCACTTCCAGTTCTTCCGCCAGAATTTTGTACAGGTAGGGCAAGGAATGGCAATTGCCCTTGCGTGTGACCATCAGTTTGGAGACGAACATGTTCTTCCAGTCGCCATGCCCCCAGATATCCTCAAAATCATAGGAATATGGGGTGTAGCGGTAGATATTGCCCTTGCTGTCCGCAATTTCAAAACTGTCCTTTAGTGCTGAGAACAGGGCGGCATATTTTTCGACTTCCTCTTTGTCCGAGCCTTGGTATTTTAGTTCACGGCTTTTGACGAGGTTTTGGGCAAGGACGGTCAGCTTTCTTATTTCGTTATGGAACAAAACACTGTCCAAGCTGTTTTCTAGGTAGGCGTTCTCCACCTCGTACACGGCATTCTTGAAACTGAGCTCACAGGAACCTTCCAGCATACAGTTGATGTTCTCAAAAGCGGTATCGTAGAAAAAACGCTGGGCATCCGTTCCTGTTTGGAGCAATACTGTCAATACTATGGAGCAGATAATTTTTTTCAATCCTTTTTCTGTTTAATCGATTTTTTACCAAAACTCTCATTGAGCTGTCGCGCTTCCTGTTCGTTGACCGAGGCAAGCCATTTCTCGTATTGCTCGGCGGGCATTTCGGCATAACCAAGAGTATCCACCGTTTCATATTGCTCCAGAACCGATTTATAAAGTTTGACCAATTGGGGGTAATGTCTTATCTCATCAAAGTTTTCTTTGGTAATCCCCAATTGTTCCGTGGCATATTTCAGTTTTACCGTCTGCAAATTAGCCTTCGATAATTGGGCGGGAATATTTTTTGGGTCGATTTCAAGAGCAGTGTTCAAAACTTCTTCTGCAAAATCGTCATAGCCATATTTTCTTATATAACCAACAGCCAATTCAGCAAAATAATTAGATAAAAGCTCTTGTTCATTCATAGGATGCATGAATATCTTGTTCTGTATTGCCTCGGCCTTTACGTAGCCAGAGTTCAGGATAAAAGCATCCGTGGTGAGCATATGATTGGTGAGTTCTATATTGTACCATGTCCCACTGTCATCGGGAAACTTTATATAGGAGTGGTTGGGCGAAAGTGCCAAATGCGCCACCGCACCGATTTCCTCGGCTAGGATGAGGTATAATCTCGGTAAAGAATTGCACTGACCCTTTCCCGTTAAAAGAAGTTTATGGACAAACATTTTGCTCCAATCCTTTCTGCCCCAGTAATCATCAAAATCATATTCAAACAGAAAGTGTTTTAAGCCCTTGGATTTGATTTCCAGAGTGTCAGCAAAGAATTGGAATAGCAGGTAATTTTTTGCTAGGTTGCTTTTTACATCTAAATCTAATTCCTTCATTTTTTCTCGAAGGAAATCACCTGTTTGTTTTATTGTCTGCTCAAACTCGGAATAATCTTTTTCATTCTCGTAAAAAGCATTCTCAACAATGAAGGTTGCTTTTTTTGCGGAAAAGGTGTTTTCCCGCATTACCGACAACTCTGCAAAAGCATTTCGGTAGTGTTGGGAGCCTTTTGAATTTGCGAATGAGGGCAATGCACTTGGAATACCGTTCATTGTAGTGAAGGCGTCTTGGATAATCTCCCTTTTGGCCTTTTCTTCCGCTTCGACTTTTCTGATATCGGCTTCGTGCATCGCCATTTGGCGGGCATACCTATCCCTGTCGTTCGATGGAGAACTGGAAAAATAGCTTAGAACATTAATGGGTTGTGTAGGCTGTAAAGTACCGTAGGATTGAAACGTACCAGGGGTCGGGAGAGTGGGCTCAATGTTTTGTGAAAACATAATGCCTACCGTTCCAAAAATAAATATTGTGATTATCCCCTGTAAGCAAAGCGAAAAGGTGAATAGGCTAGAATTATTGGCTGGTTTTTGGCACATAAATCCTGTTTGATTTGGGCGTTGGACAACTATATAAAACTAATAAAAAAACATGTTATTTCTTACAACATCTATCAAATAATTTTTATACGTAAGAAAAAATCAGTTAAGATAACTTCTAGGATGATTTCAAACGATTTCGATAGATACAAAAATAGAGATAGGTGCTACACTCAGCACCCGTTTCCGATTAAGAGTAATCACCCTATTTTTCGTAGAATGTCAAGAAAGTGGTCGTGCATCTGCGCAGTATAATCCAAGTGTGTCACTATACGCAGTTTACCTTGCCCCATTCCAATAATCGAGATATGGTTGTCCTCCAGCTTGGACAAGAAAATAGTTGAAGACATTTGGGATTCATCCAACTCAAAAATGATAATGTTGGTTTCAATGGGCTCTACTTTTTTGATAAATTCCAGTTTACCGAGGACACTTCCAATTTCCTGTGCTTTGTTGTGGTCTTCGGACAGTCGAGCAATATTGTTATTTAGGGCGTATGAACCTGCTGCCGCTAAAAAACCAGACTGGCGCATACCGCCCCCAAATACCTTACGCACCCGTAAGGCATCGGCGATTAATTTTTCGCTACCCACAAGCACGGAACCCACGGGACAACCCAAGCCCTTGCTAAAACAGACGCTAATGGAATCAAATAAAGCTCCATAGTCCTTTGGATTTTCATTTTTAGCTACCAATGCGTTCCAGAGTCGTGCGCCGTCCAAATGGTATTTTAATTCATTTTCATCACAGACCTTTCTTATTTTTTGGAGCTCATCAAAGTCCCAGCATGCACCTCCTCCTTTATTCGTTGTATTTTCGATACAGACCAAAGAAGTCAAGGGGCTATGATAAAAATCGGGAGGGTTAATGGCCGCTTCAACTTGTTCAGCGGTCATCATTCCCCTATTCCCATCCACCAGTTTACAGGAAACACCACTGTTGAAGCTTACACCGCCACCTTCGTAATTATAGACATGGGCGTACTTGTCACAAATTAGCTGCTCACCAGGCTGTGTATGCAATTTTATGGCTGTTTGATTGGTCATAGTGCCACTTGGAAAGAACAAAGCGGCTTCCATACCAAAATAATTGGCTACTTCTTCTTCAAATGCATTAACGCTTGGGTCATTCTTAAAGACATCGTCCCCTACCTTGGCATTCATCATGGTCTCCAGCATACCATTGCTTGGTCGTGTGACCGTGTCACTTATCAAATTAATTTTCATAAAAGGAACAAATCTTTAGTTCATACAATCCATACCAATTGGGGAACCATCTGGAATCTTAGGAGCTGGAATAACCTTAAAACTAGCCGGAGCTTTTAGAAATGCATCTATTCGCCGTACCATTTCTGAGGAAATCGCACTACTTCCTTTATTGGTCATTCTGGTTTTTAATCGCTTTAAAGACTCATTGGCTATTGCATTTACTTGAGGGTGAACTTCATTGTGCGCTGCCAAATTCATCATGTGAAACAGTACTCTAAAATTTATAATCTGCTGCGCTTCGTCTAAATAGGTATTTTTATGTGTTTTTTCAATCGTAGCATTCACTAAAGTATTGAACACCTGTTCTAATCCAAGCTGGTTTTTATCCAAGCTTTTCTGCTGAATTAAACGAGAAGCCCTTTCAGGATGTAACAAGAGTCCCAAAGTCATATCTGATGAGGTTTCCACTGCCGAAAGCGCATCAAAACTAACACCTGTTCTTCCTTTAAAAGATTCTCTTGTTCGTCCATATCCAATGGCGCGTGGTGGAAAAAGGTTTAGTTTGTCTTTTGGTATTGCCAGTTTATTAGCGTCCAATGTTTGTAATATGGTTTTCAGGGCATTCTCCTGACCGGTTCGGTTAACAACGGAAACAGCACGTTGTCCATCACCCTTTACGACATAATTATAATCCAATCCCCCAATAACTTTAGAAGTTGCTTCCGTTTGATACCTGTGAAAAAAGAATAAAAGTGCAAAAACATCTTCCAGCACCGAATTGGGTTCTCCTGAACGAATATTGTCCATGGAAAAGTTAGCCATAGCTATTTTTCGTATCGCTAGTACTTGTTCCAATTCTTCTGCTGCATTTTTCCCATTGTCCCATAAATGGGCCAAAGCATGTGCACTGCCCATGGGTCTGGCATCTTGATCGGATATGTATCGTAGACCATCAGCTTGTGCTTTTTCCAATATAGCGTTTAAACCTTCCGCTTCTTTAGCCTTATTCGGAAAATCTGTATAAGAATATGCCACAGTGACTTTATCCCATACCCCGATTCCCGTGTCATATGCATTGGAAAAATC
The nucleotide sequence above comes from Flagellimonas sp. HMM57. Encoded proteins:
- a CDS encoding low specificity L-threonine aldolase, whose translation is MKINLISDTVTRPSNGMLETMMNAKVGDDVFKNDPSVNAFEEEVANYFGMEAALFFPSGTMTNQTAIKLHTQPGEQLICDKYAHVYNYEGGGVSFNSGVSCKLVDGNRGMMTAEQVEAAINPPDFYHSPLTSLVCIENTTNKGGGACWDFDELQKIRKVCDENELKYHLDGARLWNALVAKNENPKDYGALFDSISVCFSKGLGCPVGSVLVGSEKLIADALRVRKVFGGGMRQSGFLAAAGSYALNNNIARLSEDHNKAQEIGSVLGKLEFIKKVEPIETNIIIFELDESQMSSTIFLSKLEDNHISIIGMGQGKLRIVTHLDYTAQMHDHFLDILRKIG